A section of the Macadamia integrifolia cultivar HAES 741 chromosome 9, SCU_Mint_v3, whole genome shotgun sequence genome encodes:
- the LOC122088158 gene encoding mRNA cap guanine-N7 methyltransferase 2-like isoform X4, protein MLSSFQCPRTESTHYRLYEFAKTALIKIFVSPYATVCDLYCGGGGDLDKWDDAQIGHYIGIDVSTSGITEARELWESQRKSYTAEFCEVDPCMENLESFLQEKGIPVDIVCCLQHLQLCFETEERARRLLHNLSSLLKPGGYFFGITPDSSTIWAKYQKNVEASHNKGSGMKPNIVPNCIRSENYMITFEVEEEKFPLFGKKYQLKFPNDIASETHCLVHFPSLIRLAREVGLEYVEIQNLTEFYDDNSLQACSTVLVQTL, encoded by the exons ATGCTGAGTTCATTCCAATGCCCGCGGACCGAATCCACTCACTATCGCCTTTACGAGTTCGCTAAGACAGCCCTTATCAAGATCTTCGTCTCCCCCTATGCCACG GTCTGCGATTTGTATTGCGGAGGCGGAGGAGATTTAGACAAGTGGGACGATGCCCAAATTGGTCACTACATTGGAATTG ATGTTTCGACGTCTGGAATCACCGAAGCTCGGGAGTTATGGGAGAGTCAAAGGAAGTCTTATACCGCAGAATTCTGTGAAGTTGATCCTTGTATG GAAAATCTGGAATCGTTCTTGCAGGAAAAGGGTATCCCAGTAGATATTGTCTGCTGTTTGCAACATTTACAG TTGTGTTTCGAAACTGAGGAGCGAGCAAGGAGGCTTTTGCATAATTTGTCATCTTTGCTGAAACCAGGAGgttatttttttggtattacACCTGACTCCTCTACCATATG GGCTAAGTACCAGAAAAATGTTGAAGCATCCCACAACAAAGGAAGTGGTATGAAGCCTAACATTGTTCCTAATTGCATTCGGTCCGAGAATTACATGATCACATTTGAAGTCGAGGAGGAGAA GTTCCCATTATTTGGAAAGAAATACCAGCTGAAATTCCCTAATGATATTGCTTCTGAAACCCATTGTCTTGTCCATTTTCCCAGCCTCATAAG GTTAGCCAGAGAGGTTGGTCTCGAATATGTGGAAATTCAAAACTTGACTGAATTTTATGATGATAATAG TTTGCAGGCATGCTCCACAGTTTTGGTCCAAACTTTGTAG
- the LOC122088158 gene encoding mRNA cap guanine-N7 methyltransferase 2-like isoform X2, which produces MLSSFQCPRTESTHYRLYEFAKTALIKIFVSPYATVCDLYCGGGGDLDKWDDAQIGHYIGIDVSTSGITEARELWESQRKSYTAEFCEVDPCMTVMNSLVYIVSKEYPYQLCFETEERARRLLHNLSSLLKPGGYFFGITPDSSTIWAKYQKNVEASHNKGSGMKPNIVPNCIRSENYMITFEVEEEKFPLFGKKYQLKFPNDIASETHCLVHFPSLIRLAREVGLEYVEIQNLTEFYDDNRVQFAGMLHSFGPNFVDPRGKLLPRSFDLLGLYTTFIFQKPDPGAGPPALTPTLQDGSHIHEEREWHGSGWRHQTSVVEDEKSGNLEPPIGINSKVPEEAKGILGPGPPDLRFSEPL; this is translated from the exons ATGCTGAGTTCATTCCAATGCCCGCGGACCGAATCCACTCACTATCGCCTTTACGAGTTCGCTAAGACAGCCCTTATCAAGATCTTCGTCTCCCCCTATGCCACG GTCTGCGATTTGTATTGCGGAGGCGGAGGAGATTTAGACAAGTGGGACGATGCCCAAATTGGTCACTACATTGGAATTG ATGTTTCGACGTCTGGAATCACCGAAGCTCGGGAGTTATGGGAGAGTCAAAGGAAGTCTTATACCGCAGAATTCTGTGAAGTTGATCCTTGTATG acTGTGATGAATTCCCTTGTATACATTGTATCTAAGGAATATCCGTACCAGTTGTGTTTCGAAACTGAGGAGCGAGCAAGGAGGCTTTTGCATAATTTGTCATCTTTGCTGAAACCAGGAGgttatttttttggtattacACCTGACTCCTCTACCATATG GGCTAAGTACCAGAAAAATGTTGAAGCATCCCACAACAAAGGAAGTGGTATGAAGCCTAACATTGTTCCTAATTGCATTCGGTCCGAGAATTACATGATCACATTTGAAGTCGAGGAGGAGAA GTTCCCATTATTTGGAAAGAAATACCAGCTGAAATTCCCTAATGATATTGCTTCTGAAACCCATTGTCTTGTCCATTTTCCCAGCCTCATAAG GTTAGCCAGAGAGGTTGGTCTCGAATATGTGGAAATTCAAAACTTGACTGAATTTTATGATGATAATAG AGTGCAGTTTGCAGGCATGCTCCACAGTTTTGGTCCAAACTTTGTAGATCCAAGAGGAAAACTTCTTCCTCGGTCTTTTGACTTACTAG GCCTATATACCACTTTTATATTTCAAAAGCCTGATCCTGGTGCTGGCCCTCCGGCTTTGACCCCAACATTGCAGGATGGAAGTCacattcatgaagaa AGGGAATGGCATGGAAGTGGCTGGAGACATCAAACATCTGTGGTAGAGGATGAAAAGAGCGGCAATTTAGAGCCACCTATTGGCATCAACAGTAAGGTACCTGAGGAGGCCAAAGGGATCCTGGGTCCAGGACCCCCAGATCTACGGTTCTCAGAACCCTTGTGA
- the LOC122088158 gene encoding mRNA cap guanine-N7 methyltransferase 2-like isoform X3, with protein MLSSFQCPRTESTHYRLYEFAKTALIKIFVSPYATVCDLYCGGGGDLDKWDDAQIGHYIGIDVSTSGITEARELWESQRKSYTAEFCEVDPCMEKGIPVDIVCCLQHLQLCFETEERARRLLHNLSSLLKPGGYFFGITPDSSTIWAKYQKNVEASHNKGSGMKPNIVPNCIRSENYMITFEVEEEKFPLFGKKYQLKFPNDIASETHCLVHFPSLIRLAREVGLEYVEIQNLTEFYDDNRVQFAGMLHSFGPNFVDPRGKLLPRSFDLLGLYTTFIFQKPDPGAGPPALTPTLQDGSHIHEEREWHGSGWRHQTSVVEDEKSGNLEPPIGINSKVPEEAKGILGPGPPDLRFSEPL; from the exons ATGCTGAGTTCATTCCAATGCCCGCGGACCGAATCCACTCACTATCGCCTTTACGAGTTCGCTAAGACAGCCCTTATCAAGATCTTCGTCTCCCCCTATGCCACG GTCTGCGATTTGTATTGCGGAGGCGGAGGAGATTTAGACAAGTGGGACGATGCCCAAATTGGTCACTACATTGGAATTG ATGTTTCGACGTCTGGAATCACCGAAGCTCGGGAGTTATGGGAGAGTCAAAGGAAGTCTTATACCGCAGAATTCTGTGAAGTTGATCCTTGTATG GAAAAGGGTATCCCAGTAGATATTGTCTGCTGTTTGCAACATTTACAG TTGTGTTTCGAAACTGAGGAGCGAGCAAGGAGGCTTTTGCATAATTTGTCATCTTTGCTGAAACCAGGAGgttatttttttggtattacACCTGACTCCTCTACCATATG GGCTAAGTACCAGAAAAATGTTGAAGCATCCCACAACAAAGGAAGTGGTATGAAGCCTAACATTGTTCCTAATTGCATTCGGTCCGAGAATTACATGATCACATTTGAAGTCGAGGAGGAGAA GTTCCCATTATTTGGAAAGAAATACCAGCTGAAATTCCCTAATGATATTGCTTCTGAAACCCATTGTCTTGTCCATTTTCCCAGCCTCATAAG GTTAGCCAGAGAGGTTGGTCTCGAATATGTGGAAATTCAAAACTTGACTGAATTTTATGATGATAATAG AGTGCAGTTTGCAGGCATGCTCCACAGTTTTGGTCCAAACTTTGTAGATCCAAGAGGAAAACTTCTTCCTCGGTCTTTTGACTTACTAG GCCTATATACCACTTTTATATTTCAAAAGCCTGATCCTGGTGCTGGCCCTCCGGCTTTGACCCCAACATTGCAGGATGGAAGTCacattcatgaagaa AGGGAATGGCATGGAAGTGGCTGGAGACATCAAACATCTGTGGTAGAGGATGAAAAGAGCGGCAATTTAGAGCCACCTATTGGCATCAACAGTAAGGTACCTGAGGAGGCCAAAGGGATCCTGGGTCCAGGACCCCCAGATCTACGGTTCTCAGAACCCTTGTGA
- the LOC122089500 gene encoding pyruvate kinase 1, cytosolic-like: MGSPPPHVLHGALSVPSLALDPHLFGLQAVKKGDTIFIGQYLFTGSETTSVWLEVSEVKGEDVVCMIKNTATLTGSLFTLHVSQIHIDLPTLTEKDKEVISTWGVRNHIDFLSLSYTRHAEDVRHARELLSKSGDLHQTQIFAKIENVEGLTHFDEILQEADGIILSRGNLGIDLPPEKVFLFQKAAVYKCNMAGKPAVVTRVVDSMTDNLRPTRAEATDVANAVLDGSDGILLGAETLRGLYPVETISTVGKICAEAEKVYNQDLYFKKTVKYVGEPMTHLESIASSAVRAAIKVKASVIICFTSSGRAARLIAKYRPTMPVISVVIPRLKTNQLKWSFTGAFEVLHFSASFLVAHNI, encoded by the exons ATGGGTTCTCCCCCTCCGCATGTGCTGCATGGTGCATTATCGGTGCCATCTTTAGCCTTAGACCCT CATTTGTTTGGTTTGCAGGCAGTGAAGAAAGGAGATACCATTTTTATTGGCCAGTACCTGTTCACAGGAAGTGAAACTACTTCTGTTTGGCTGGAG GTATCTGAGGTGAAGGGTGAAGATGTGGTCTGTATGATAAAAAACACTGCTACTCTCACTGGTTCCTTGTTCACTTTGCATGTTTCTCAAATCCATATTGATCTGCCTACCCTGACAGAAAAGGATAAAGAA GTTATAAGTACATGGGGTGTTCGCAACCATATAGATTTCCTCTCCTTGTCATACACCCGGCATGCAGAAGATGTTCGTCAT GCCCGTGAGTTGCTTTCCAAATCGGGTGATCTTCATCAGACACAGATTTTTGCAAAGATTGAAAACGTGGAG GGCCTAACGCATTTTGATGAGATTCTACAAGAAGCAGATGGCATTATTCTCTCTCGTGGGAATCTGGGCATAGATCTTCCTCCTGAGAAG GTGTTTTTATTTCAAAAGGCTGCTGTTTACAAGTGCAACATGGCTGGAAAGCCTGCAGTGGTTACTCGTGTTGTGGACAGTATGACTGACAATCTGAGACCTACTCGTGCTGAGGCAACTGATGTTGCCAATGCTGTATTAGATG GGAGTGATGGAATTCTTTTAGGTGCAGAGACTCTAAGAGGATTGTACCCTGTTGAGACCATTTCCACTGTTGGTAAAATTTGTGCCGAG GCGGAGAAGGTTTACAATCAAGATTTGTATTTCAAGAAGACTGTCAAGTATGTTGGAGAACCAATGACCCACTTGGAATCAATTGCTTCCTCTGCG GTTCGTGCAGCAATTAAGGTGAAGGCCTCTGTAATTATTTGCTTCACCTCATCTGGAAGGGCTGCAAG ATTGATTGCGAAGTATAGGCCAACAATGCCTGTTATATCAGTTGTTATACCTCGACTGAAAACAAATCAGCTCAAGTGGAGCTTTACTGGTGCTTTTGAGGTACTCCACTTCTCTGCTTCATTTCTGGTTGCCCATAACATTTAA
- the LOC122088158 gene encoding mRNA cap guanine-N7 methyltransferase 2-like isoform X1: protein MLSSFQCPRTESTHYRLYEFAKTALIKIFVSPYATVCDLYCGGGGDLDKWDDAQIGHYIGIDVSTSGITEARELWESQRKSYTAEFCEVDPCMENLESFLQEKGIPVDIVCCLQHLQLCFETEERARRLLHNLSSLLKPGGYFFGITPDSSTIWAKYQKNVEASHNKGSGMKPNIVPNCIRSENYMITFEVEEEKFPLFGKKYQLKFPNDIASETHCLVHFPSLIRLAREVGLEYVEIQNLTEFYDDNRVQFAGMLHSFGPNFVDPRGKLLPRSFDLLGLYTTFIFQKPDPGAGPPALTPTLQDGSHIHEEREWHGSGWRHQTSVVEDEKSGNLEPPIGINSKVPEEAKGILGPGPPDLRFSEPL from the exons ATGCTGAGTTCATTCCAATGCCCGCGGACCGAATCCACTCACTATCGCCTTTACGAGTTCGCTAAGACAGCCCTTATCAAGATCTTCGTCTCCCCCTATGCCACG GTCTGCGATTTGTATTGCGGAGGCGGAGGAGATTTAGACAAGTGGGACGATGCCCAAATTGGTCACTACATTGGAATTG ATGTTTCGACGTCTGGAATCACCGAAGCTCGGGAGTTATGGGAGAGTCAAAGGAAGTCTTATACCGCAGAATTCTGTGAAGTTGATCCTTGTATG GAAAATCTGGAATCGTTCTTGCAGGAAAAGGGTATCCCAGTAGATATTGTCTGCTGTTTGCAACATTTACAG TTGTGTTTCGAAACTGAGGAGCGAGCAAGGAGGCTTTTGCATAATTTGTCATCTTTGCTGAAACCAGGAGgttatttttttggtattacACCTGACTCCTCTACCATATG GGCTAAGTACCAGAAAAATGTTGAAGCATCCCACAACAAAGGAAGTGGTATGAAGCCTAACATTGTTCCTAATTGCATTCGGTCCGAGAATTACATGATCACATTTGAAGTCGAGGAGGAGAA GTTCCCATTATTTGGAAAGAAATACCAGCTGAAATTCCCTAATGATATTGCTTCTGAAACCCATTGTCTTGTCCATTTTCCCAGCCTCATAAG GTTAGCCAGAGAGGTTGGTCTCGAATATGTGGAAATTCAAAACTTGACTGAATTTTATGATGATAATAG AGTGCAGTTTGCAGGCATGCTCCACAGTTTTGGTCCAAACTTTGTAGATCCAAGAGGAAAACTTCTTCCTCGGTCTTTTGACTTACTAG GCCTATATACCACTTTTATATTTCAAAAGCCTGATCCTGGTGCTGGCCCTCCGGCTTTGACCCCAACATTGCAGGATGGAAGTCacattcatgaagaa AGGGAATGGCATGGAAGTGGCTGGAGACATCAAACATCTGTGGTAGAGGATGAAAAGAGCGGCAATTTAGAGCCACCTATTGGCATCAACAGTAAGGTACCTGAGGAGGCCAAAGGGATCCTGGGTCCAGGACCCCCAGATCTACGGTTCTCAGAACCCTTGTGA